Below is a genomic region from Miscanthus floridulus cultivar M001 chromosome 1, ASM1932011v1, whole genome shotgun sequence.
AAGCCGCGTGGCAGCGGATGTCACGGTAACAACGATGAGGGGTGGGTGAAGCAAGACGAAGGCCGTGGTGGCGGCGAGGGCCACAATGAGGAGGAGCATGAGGTAGGGGGCGAATGAGGGCTAGGCGTCCATGGAGGAGTAGAGGAGAGGAGAATGGTCGTAGGCCGCAGCGAGTCGCTGGGGGTAGGGACCTCGACTAGGTGGGGGCGGAGACACCATCAGCGGGCGATACTTTGAGTGCTGGATTAGGGGAGAGCGAGAGTAGACTAGATCTGGCAGAACAAAACATACATGCGACTAGCGGTTGGTGGAGTGAGAGATTTTTTTTTAAGAAGACAGCGTCTAAAGGAACGAACGCCCGCACCGTAGCATTACCGAAACACGTGTCCCGAATCAAGGGAAAGCGACTCCTTCACACATCTGTCCCACTTTTTTTCCCCCCTGAATTGTAATCCGGGGAGGAGCCAACTGATCACACGTGTGAAGCCCGCTGTCGCTGGCCTGGCCTGGCCTCAAGCCAGACTGCAAGAGTCAAAGACGGCATCACcacactctcaagtctcaacaCTACGAGACGCCTCGCCGGCCGCGCCGCCCCCAACTCCTCGTCCTCTGATAGTGATCCTCTTCTTGCCCccaccctctcctctcctccgaTGGCGACGCTGcagctcaaccacatcgcgcgggAGACCTCCGACGTGGTCCGCCTCGCCGCCTTCTACGAGGCCGTGCTGGGGTTCGAGCGCATCCCTTCGCCCACCTACTCGGGCTTCCAGGTCGCCTGGCTCCGCCTCCCGAGCTCCCCCGACGTCGCGCTCCACCTCATCGAGCGGGACCCCGCCGCGGCACCCGTCGCGGTGGGGCCTGGCGCCGAGGGCGCGCCGCCGTCGCAGCTGCCCCGGCGCCACCACCTCGCCTTCTCCGTCGCCGACTACGACGGGTTCGTGACCGGGCTGAAGGCGCGCGGCACCGAAGTGTTCGAGAAGACGCAGCCAGACGGGCGCACGCGCCAGGTCTTCTTCTTCGACCCCGACGGTGAGAGAATAGAGACGCCCTACTCGTTTCATTCATCTCAATTTTTACTGTTTTTGTGGTGATCAATCGAGGTTCCACGCTTTTGTGTTGATTTTTGTCATCGTCAAATTGATGAAAAATATATCTGGTTCATGCTTGTTGCAATTGGCTAGAGAATTGTATCTGTTCAAGAGTCCACAACTTGGAAGTTCTGAAGTTCTGCTAAATTTATGGTTACCTGCAAGTCTTATGACCTGTTTGTTTGGGCTTTCGGAAAGCTTTTGGACCTTTTAAAAGCCAAAAAGCTCCCGAAAGCCAAAAACTCAAAAGCTCAGGCTATGGAAGCTGTTGGGCTTTTGGACAGTCTAAAAGGCAGTAGTCTGAAAATGGCCAAAAGGAAAGCTcaaacaaacagggccttaaaCCTTCGTTGAACTGAGTACAGACTAGTAGCTACAGAAGTTCAATACTAGTATATTCTGTTGAGTACTTGAGTTAGACACAGGCTGCTCCTACAAAAGCTGTACAAACGAAATCCTATGACCTGTTGCTTCTGAGGGCGTGTTTGGATGAGGGGATTGCTCAAGGAATATCCGAATATTAGGATCTAGCTCAGCTTCGGCCTCATTCTCTAAGGATCTGGACTAGTCCCTGCTACCCAGTTGGCTCTATTGTCTGTGACAGCATAATGGTATGCAAGTGTCATGTTCTTTCCATTGTTAGTTCCATGTTTACTAACGTGTAACATGATATGAAATCTTCTCAGTAATTGCAGCATTATTTATTAGAATGGGTACATCAGTTCATGACTTTTTA
It encodes:
- the LOC136470621 gene encoding uncharacterized protein, giving the protein MATLQLNHIARETSDVVRLAAFYEAVLGFERIPSPTYSGFQVAWLRLPSSPDVALHLIERDPAAAPVAVGPGAEGAPPSQLPRRHHLAFSVADYDGFVTGLKARGTEVFEKTQPDGRTRQVFFFDPDGNGLEVTSAGAGNDK